TCCGGGGATTCGGTGCGCGGATTGTCGGACGTTATCACCAGGACGTCCGAGAGCTCCATCCCTATGCGCCCCATGATGGGCCGCTTGGCCCTGTCCCTGTCGCCGCCGCATCCGAAGACGAGTATGACCCGCCCGGGCGTGAGCGGCCTTACGGCTGCCAGGACGTTCTTAAGCGCGTCGGGCGTATGGGCATAGTCAACGAGAACCTCGAACCCGCAGTGGTTTTCGACGCGCTCCAGCCTCCCGGGGACGACCGCGAACCGTGAAAGCCCGCCCTCTACTTCCCTCGCCGTTGAGCCGGTCGCGAGGGCGGCAGTAGCCGCCGCGAGGATGTTCGAGAGGTTATGCTCGCCGAAGAGCCGCGAGCTCACTTCGAGCCTGCCCCAGGGCGTATTGACGTCGGCCGATATCCCGCTGCCCGTGACGCTGTGATCGAACGCGTAAACGTCCGCGTTCGGATCATCTATCGAATACGTTATTACTTCGCCGGCCGCCTCGTCCGCAATCTCCCGCCCCGAGGGGTCGTCTATATTTATTATGGAATATTTCCGCTCTTTCGAGCTATCCCTCAAAAGCTCCGTGAAGAGCCTCTTCTTCACGTTCCTGTAATTCTCCATGCTGCCGTGGTAATCGAGGTGGTCCTGCGTCAGGTTCGTGAACACGGCGGCGTCGAATTCGCATCCGAGGATCCTTTCCTTGTCTATCGCGTGCGATGATACTTCCATGGCCACCCTGTCCACTCCGGCATCCCTCATCTCGCCGAGGAGCCTCATTATCTCGACGGACTCGGGCGTCGTCATCGGGGCCTCGGTCCTCCGTCCGGAAAACCTGTAGTCGATGGTTCCGATAACACCCGGATTATTGTTTCCTTCTTTCCAAATAGATTCGAGGAGGTATGTTATCGTCGTCTTGCCGTTGGTGCCCGTGATGCCGACCATCGTAAGGGACCGGGCGGGCCGGCCGTAGAAGTTGGCCGCGGCCCCGGCGAGCGCAACCCTCGAATCCTCGACTTCAATCACCGTAACGCCT
This is a stretch of genomic DNA from Thermodesulfobacteriota bacterium. It encodes these proteins:
- a CDS encoding UDP-N-acetylmuramoyl-L-alanyl-D-glutamate--2,6-diaminopimelate ligase, which translates into the protein MILNEILNGIEIREIHGDVGLEISGIALDSQKVGRGYLFAALRGEKQDGHSYIKQALERGAAALLLERFTDDVPEGVTVIEVEDSRVALAGAAANFYGRPARSLTMVGITGTNGKTTITYLLESIWKEGNNNPGVIGTIDYRFSGRRTEAPMTTPESVEIMRLLGEMRDAGVDRVAMEVSSHAIDKERILGCEFDAAVFTNLTQDHLDYHGSMENYRNVKKRLFTELLRDSSKERKYSIINIDDPSGREIADEAAGEVITYSIDDPNADVYAFDHSVTGSGISADVNTPWGRLEVSSRLFGEHNLSNILAAATAALATGSTAREVEGGLSRFAVVPGRLERVENHCGFEVLVDYAHTPDALKNVLAAVRPLTPGRVILVFGCGGDRDRAKRPIMGRIGMELSDVLVITSDNPRTESPERILDDVERGVKEAAGADGKAYSRTEDRRAAIKEAVGIARPGDTVLIAGKGHEDYQIVGTVKHPFDDRKVAAEAIREKSN